In the Colletotrichum higginsianum IMI 349063 chromosome 7 map unlocalized unitig_7, whole genome shotgun sequence genome, one interval contains:
- a CDS encoding Oligopeptide transporter 8: protein MANTKASVVSTSAVDDDAPSSVAATGRGVDASKLDRPRVLEDDKSDDGLKTNDPERNESEDERQLVNGAVVIRDGNDVARYVVSTQDDGDASCTFRSFIIGSGLTALAACINQIPSYFYKPVDVSFASVFLCLMAYVIGVTWSVVLPRRHHVEQYLPSQAKWLGPVVHFINPGHFGLKEHAVASILSTSSGNGAAIVQVFGAERLFYNRNTDAATAILTVFSASIFGYGLVGILRSILVHPSEMVWWQCLPMISIYQTLHREPEGNNKDRLRMFGFTSIGMFIWEPIASYIWPWLNGISIPCLASMKAAPPTRKVLMTIFGGISSNEGQGILNFSLDWQYITSRYMSLPLLQQANSWVGIVLSYIMCFSLYYGGAWGAKKFPFMSTAMFDGKTGKVYNQTAVFGQNAILDPEALEIHGLPRLTASNVWANMAAMAAIGALLTHISLFYGPLIKRSLKQAWKKEETDPHYKIMQEKYKDVPMWWYIAILLVGFFTGLGAVIKGNTTLDAWAYVCAIGDQLLGCIVAPFSLCLYGLLGTSVATNNLSKMLCGVLQPGKPVANLYFSMFSHEVTVLSVFLSTDLKMAQYLKIPWRTMFLLQTWGSLFGTALNYVIMDTIVANRREILLDPIGNQVWSGRKIQSLNTTAVTWSLAKYVYGFGKDGYGWIPLSIVIGAAIPVILWLVSRKYKTIYGWEVRKLVTPVIFHNASETTSGTTSVIWSQVATGLWSQWYMRLRHPAWFGKYNYIVGGGLDAGAKVMMFILTFAVAGGSGKEVPFPTWWGNPNSSSKQYADYCGTG from the exons ATGGCGAACACAAAGGCATCGGTCGTCTCTACATCCGCCGTAGATGATGACGCCCCCtcgtccgtcgccgccaccggtcGGGGCGTTGATGCTTCGAAGCTCGACAGGCCTCGGGTCTTGGAGGATGACAAGTCGGACGACGGACTGAAGACGAACGACCCCGAGCGAAACGAATCCGAAGACGAGAGGCAGCTTGTGAACGGGGCTGTGGTGATTAGAGACG GCAACGACGTTGCAAGATACGTTGTCAGCACCcaggacgatggcgacgccTCCTGCACGTTTAGATCTTTCATCATCGGCTCTG GTCTCACCGCACTGGCGGCTTGCATCAACCAAAT CCCCAGTTACTTCTACAAGCCTGTAGACGTCTCTTTTGCCTCCGT CTTTCTCTGCTTGATGGCCTATGTAATTGGCGTCACATGGTCCGTCGTGctcccccgccgccatcacgTCGAGCAATACCTCCCATCGCAAGCGAAATGGCTCGGGCCCGTGGTTCACTTTATCAACCCCGGTCACTTCGGCTTGAAGgagcacgccgtcgcctcgaTCCTGTCGACTTCAAGTGGCAACGGCGCTGCCATCGTTCAGGTCTTTGGCGCAGAACGGCT CTTCTACAACCGAAACACTGACGCCGCTACTGCCATTCTTACCGTCTTTTCTGCCTCAATCTTCGGTTATGGTCTCGTAGGCATTTTGAGATCTATCCTCGTTCATC CGAGCGAAATGGTATGGTGGCAATGTCTTCCCATGATCTCGATCTACCAGACTCTTCACCGCGAGCCTGAAGGGAACAACAAGGACAGACTTCGCATGTTCGGCTTCACTTCCATCGGCATGTTCATCTGGGAACCCATCGCGTCGTACATCTGGCCTTGGCTCAACGGCATCTCGATCCCCTGCCTCGCTTCCATGAAGGCAGCACCGCCGACCCGAAAGGTCCTCATGACAATCTTTGGCGGCATCTCCTCCAACGAGGGCCAGGGCATCCTCAACTTCTCTCTCGACTGGCAGTACATCACATCCCGGTATATGTCCCTCCCGCTTCTGCAGCAGGCCAATTCGTGGGTGGGCATCGTGCTCTCCTACATCATGTGCTTCAGCCTCTACTACGGCGGGGCCTGGGGCGCCAAAAAGTTCCCGTTCATGTCGACGGCCATGTTTGATGGCAAGACGGGGAAGGTGTACAACCAGACCGCCGTCTTTGGCCAGAACGCAATCTTGGACCCCGAGGCGCTGGAGATCCACGGCCTCCCTCGGTTGACGGCATCCAACGTATGGGCGAacatggcggcgatggcagCAATTGGAGCCCTGCTAACCCACATCTCGCTGTTCTACGGACCTCT TATCAAACGATCACTGAAGCAGGCCTGGAAGAAAGAGGAGACTGACCCCCACTACAAGATCATGCAAGAGAAGTACAAAGATGTCCCGATGTGGTGGTACATCGCTATTCTGCTTGTTGGTTTCTTCACTGGTCTAGGTGCCGTCATCAAGGGCAATACCACTCTCGACGCCTGGGCTTACGTCTGCGCTATT GGGGACCAGCTCCTCGGATGCATTGTTGCGCCTTTCTCGCTCTGCTTGTACGGGTTGCTCGGCACCAGTGTCGCGACGAACAACCTATCCAAGATGCTTTGCGGTGTCCTCCAGCCTGGGAAGCCCGTGGCAAATCTCTACTTCTCCATGTTTAGTCACGAGGTCACAGTGCTTTCGGTGTTCTTGTCAACAGATCTCAAGATGGCCCAATACCTCAAGATCCCTTGGAGGACCATGTTCCTTCTTCAGACGTGGGGAAGTTTGTTTGGAACTGCTTTGAACTACGTCATCATGGACACCATTGTTGCCAACCGGCGAGAGATTCTTCTCGACCCCATCGGGAACCAAGTT TGGAGCGGACGCAAGATTCAGTCCCTGAACACTACTGCCGTGACCTGGTCTCTTGCCAAGTATGTTTACGGCTTCGGGAAAGACGGATATGGATG GATCCCGCTCTCTATCGTCATTGGAGCCGCCATCCCCGTCATCCTCTGGCTCGTGTCGCGCAAGTACAAGACGATCTACGGCTGGGAGGTCCGCAAGCTCGTCACCCCCGTGATATTCCACAACGCCTCTGAGACGACGTCGGGTACGACGTCCGTGATTTGGTCTCAAGTTGCGACCGGACTATGGTCTCAATGGTATATGCGTCTGCGCCACCCGGCCTGGTTTGGAAAGTACAACTACATCGTAGGCGGCGGTCTCGACGCTGGCGCCAAGGTCATGATGTTCATCCTGACctttgctgttgctggcgGTTCAGGAAAGGAGGTCCCCTTCCCTACG TGGTGGGGCAACCCCAATTCGAGCTCGAAGCAGTACGCCGACTATTGTGGCACTGGCTGA